The following are encoded in a window of Mycobacteroides chelonae CCUG 47445 genomic DNA:
- a CDS encoding PaaI family thioesterase, which yields MITLDQAQQVLDAQPFSRLLGASECRVDESGIRLALDIRDELRQQNGFIHGGVLSYLADNAITYACALGLGADIVTSGYTIEYVSPAGDGVRLLADASLVSAGHTKALGRCEISVEGHDGKTKLVAVAQGTSMVRRRGA from the coding sequence GTGATCACCTTGGACCAGGCTCAGCAGGTGCTCGATGCGCAGCCCTTCAGTCGCCTCCTCGGGGCATCCGAGTGCCGGGTCGATGAGTCCGGAATCCGGCTCGCACTTGATATCCGTGACGAGCTACGGCAGCAGAACGGGTTTATCCACGGCGGCGTATTGAGCTATCTCGCCGACAACGCGATCACCTACGCGTGCGCCCTCGGTTTGGGCGCGGACATTGTGACCAGCGGATACACCATCGAGTATGTGTCTCCTGCGGGCGATGGGGTGCGACTGCTTGCCGACGCCTCGCTGGTGAGTGCCGGCCACACGAAGGCGCTGGGTCGCTGCGAAATCTCCGTCGAAGGCCACGATGGCAAGACCAAGCTGGTTGCGGTTGCTCAGGGCACGAGCATGGTCCGGCGCCGTGGGGCGTAA
- a CDS encoding TetR/AcrR family transcriptional regulator — translation MGRKAQYTADDILDAALTLVTSGGPSAATASAIGRVLGAPSGSIYHRFASRDELMARLWLRSIARYQSGILAALCLSDLDDALTATIDHAFQWTTANRNEAQLLLQYEKADLVAHWPDTLAAELTTLNSRVRMALRDYTEHRFGAITPELIDKTMFALIDMPYAAVRRHLPDRGEPAPWLREFVRTSARELLARES, via the coding sequence GTGGGGCGTAAAGCGCAGTACACCGCCGACGACATCCTGGACGCTGCGCTGACCCTGGTGACCTCGGGCGGCCCGTCAGCGGCCACCGCCTCCGCCATCGGACGCGTCCTCGGAGCACCGTCAGGTTCGATCTATCACCGATTCGCTAGCCGCGATGAGCTCATGGCCCGGCTCTGGCTGCGATCGATCGCCCGCTATCAGAGCGGGATACTCGCGGCCCTGTGCCTGTCGGATCTCGACGATGCACTTACGGCGACCATTGACCACGCATTCCAGTGGACAACGGCGAACCGCAACGAGGCGCAGCTGCTACTCCAGTACGAGAAAGCTGACCTGGTCGCGCACTGGCCCGACACCCTCGCCGCGGAGCTCACAACACTTAACTCCCGGGTCCGCATGGCGTTGCGCGATTACACCGAGCATCGGTTCGGCGCGATCACTCCCGAACTGATCGACAAAACGATGTTCGCGTTGATCGACATGCCGTACGCAGCGGTGCGCCGTCACCTGCCCGACAGGGGAGAGCCCGCGCCGTGGTTGCGCGAGTTCGTCCGGACCAGCGCCCGGGAGCTTCTCGCCCGCGAGAGTTAG
- the fadD8 gene encoding fatty-acid--CoA ligase FadD8: MPDSFDPLHGSINSGHLLVAALKKNASAPALVLGDVTLTGAQMADEISKYIQAFTALVPDPTDGQGMLALNRPEVLLVIGAGQLLGTRRTALHPLGSLDDHAYVLADAKITTLVIDPTPQFVERAAALVEKVPTLTRVLTLGPVPAELAEVGHDLVAAAADFEARALLPINLSPDHINGLTYTGGTTGKPKGVIGTSQSILTMTQIQLAEWEWPDRPKFLMCTPLSHAGAAFFMPTLMKGGSMVVLPKFDAGAVLAAIEEHKITATMLVPSMIYALLDHPDSQTRDLSSLQTVYYGASAINPVRLAEAIKRFGPIFAQYFGQSEAPMVISYLAKGDHDTQRLSSCGRPSAFLRTALLDENDQPVKQGEPGEICVAGPLVAGGYWGLPEQTADTFKNGWLRTGDVAREDEDGFWFIVDRTKDMIVTGGFNVFPREVEDVVAEHPSVAQVGVIGVPDEKWGEAVTAIVVLRADADRSGDAVSKMTSEIQSAVKDRKGSVQSPKHVIVADSLPLTALGKLDKKALRQKYATV; encoded by the coding sequence ATGCCTGACTCATTTGACCCGCTACACGGGTCGATCAACTCCGGGCACCTGCTGGTCGCCGCGCTGAAAAAGAACGCGAGCGCGCCCGCGCTGGTGCTCGGGGATGTCACGCTCACCGGTGCCCAGATGGCCGATGAGATCAGCAAGTACATACAGGCCTTCACCGCGCTGGTGCCCGATCCCACCGATGGCCAGGGCATGCTCGCACTCAATCGCCCCGAGGTGCTGTTGGTGATCGGTGCGGGGCAGCTGCTGGGCACCCGGCGTACCGCACTGCATCCGCTCGGATCGCTCGACGACCATGCCTATGTACTGGCCGACGCCAAGATCACCACGCTCGTCATCGACCCCACCCCGCAGTTCGTGGAGCGCGCCGCCGCTCTGGTGGAGAAGGTGCCGACGCTGACCCGCGTGCTGACGCTCGGCCCCGTGCCCGCTGAGCTGGCCGAGGTCGGACATGACCTGGTTGCCGCGGCCGCCGACTTTGAGGCGAGGGCGCTGCTTCCGATCAACCTGTCGCCGGATCACATCAACGGCCTCACCTACACGGGTGGCACGACGGGTAAGCCCAAGGGCGTCATCGGAACCTCACAGTCGATTCTCACCATGACGCAGATCCAGCTGGCCGAGTGGGAATGGCCGGATCGCCCCAAATTCCTGATGTGTACCCCGCTTTCACATGCCGGTGCGGCGTTCTTCATGCCGACGCTGATGAAGGGTGGGTCAATGGTGGTGCTGCCCAAGTTCGACGCGGGCGCCGTACTGGCCGCGATCGAGGAGCACAAGATCACCGCCACCATGCTGGTGCCGTCGATGATCTATGCGCTGCTGGACCACCCGGATTCTCAGACCCGCGACCTGTCGTCGTTGCAGACCGTCTACTACGGCGCCTCGGCCATCAACCCGGTACGGCTCGCGGAGGCAATCAAGCGATTCGGGCCGATCTTTGCGCAGTACTTCGGTCAGTCCGAAGCGCCCATGGTCATCAGCTATCTGGCCAAGGGCGATCACGACACCCAGCGGCTCTCCAGCTGTGGCAGGCCCTCGGCGTTTTTGCGCACGGCGCTGCTCGACGAGAACGACCAGCCGGTGAAACAGGGTGAGCCCGGCGAGATCTGTGTGGCTGGGCCGCTGGTGGCGGGCGGCTACTGGGGTCTGCCTGAACAGACCGCAGACACGTTCAAAAACGGCTGGCTGCGCACCGGCGATGTCGCACGCGAAGACGAAGACGGTTTCTGGTTTATCGTCGACCGGACCAAGGACATGATCGTCACCGGTGGTTTCAACGTGTTCCCCCGTGAGGTGGAAGACGTTGTGGCCGAACATCCCTCGGTGGCGCAGGTCGGCGTCATCGGGGTGCCCGACGAGAAGTGGGGCGAGGCGGTCACGGCGATCGTGGTGCTGCGTGCCGATGCCGACCGTAGCGGCGATGCGGTGTCCAAGATGACCTCCGAGATCCAGTCCGCGGTCAAGGACCGCAAGGGTTCGGTGCAGTCACCCAAACACGTGATCGTCGCCGACTCGCTGCCGCTGACCGCGCTGGGCAAGCTCGATAAGAAGGCCCTGCGTCAGAAATACGCCACGGTCTAA
- a CDS encoding LLM class flavin-dependent oxidoreductase, with translation MRFQLLDIVFYLPNPATGALTPAADRLNRVVETAVLAEGLGLDSFAVGERHAGDVLSSAPTVLLGAVAAATERILLSTGVTVLSLLDPVRAAEDFATIDQLSRGRLEIVIGKGNEDRQYPLMGLDIAKQYEYLQENYELLRRLLREEHVDWTGTHRHPLADATTLPRPYDGPFRIWHGSATSTFAVELAAKWGDPIVTANALQPKENYKILIDRYRELYAQNGHDPANLHVGAGSGGLYLADTTEQAIAQYRPIYEARLAQMARLKDHPKAVGKFPSFESIEDAADRGPVLAGSPERVAEKIIQWHEAFGHEFQSISLSPEADFEEQKDTLCRFAEEVVPLVKAEITSTLWSARDTQRAKGFTAA, from the coding sequence ATGCGTTTTCAGCTTCTCGACATTGTCTTCTACCTACCGAACCCCGCAACGGGAGCATTGACACCCGCCGCCGACCGGCTGAACCGCGTGGTCGAGACCGCGGTCTTGGCCGAGGGCCTGGGTTTGGATTCCTTCGCGGTCGGGGAGCGGCATGCGGGAGACGTGCTGTCGTCAGCGCCCACGGTACTGCTGGGAGCGGTGGCTGCGGCGACCGAACGGATCCTGTTGTCCACCGGCGTCACGGTGCTCTCGCTCTTGGACCCGGTGCGTGCGGCGGAGGACTTCGCCACCATCGACCAGCTGAGCCGCGGTCGCCTGGAGATCGTCATCGGGAAGGGTAATGAGGACCGGCAGTACCCGTTGATGGGGCTGGATATCGCCAAGCAGTATGAGTACTTGCAAGAGAACTATGAGCTGCTACGGCGGCTACTGCGCGAGGAACACGTTGACTGGACAGGCACGCACCGGCATCCGCTGGCCGACGCGACAACGCTGCCTAGGCCGTACGACGGACCGTTCCGGATCTGGCACGGGTCGGCGACCTCGACGTTCGCGGTTGAACTCGCCGCGAAGTGGGGCGATCCGATAGTCACCGCAAATGCTTTGCAGCCCAAGGAGAACTACAAGATTCTCATTGACAGGTATCGGGAGCTGTATGCGCAGAACGGGCACGACCCAGCCAATCTGCACGTGGGTGCGGGTTCGGGAGGGCTCTACCTGGCGGATACGACCGAACAGGCCATCGCGCAGTACCGGCCGATCTATGAGGCACGCCTGGCGCAGATGGCCAGGCTCAAGGATCATCCGAAGGCCGTCGGCAAGTTTCCCTCCTTCGAATCCATCGAGGATGCGGCAGATCGTGGCCCGGTGCTGGCTGGTTCGCCGGAACGCGTGGCCGAGAAGATCATTCAGTGGCATGAGGCCTTCGGCCACGAGTTCCAGTCGATTTCATTGAGCCCCGAGGCTGACTTCGAGGAGCAGAAGGACACCCTGTGTCGATTCGCCGAAGAGGTGGTCCCGCTGGTGAAGGCGGAGATCACGTCGACGCTGTGGAGCGCCCGGGACACGCAGCGGGCCAAGGGATTCACCGCAGCCTGA
- a CDS encoding VOC family protein yields the protein MITELDSVLLDVPNLADAKAAYARLLGTDTPHPQLHLGLPDWAPHPGLLFSVADLSSAARTLDRRGLALASYGELVAGQADGLTLGLRERPATHAVPASEQIDHLVLFSPNRDRIIATLSGRLGFDLRLDRMQSWGVHQLFFRCAGLVVEVVLRDDDPAGPDSLWGIAWRTNDIDASHARLTDADVTLSAIRDGHKPGTRVATVKDPGLAVPTILIEQR from the coding sequence ATGATCACCGAACTGGACTCGGTGCTTCTCGACGTTCCGAATCTCGCTGATGCAAAGGCCGCCTATGCCCGGCTGCTCGGAACCGACACCCCGCACCCCCAGCTCCACCTCGGGCTCCCCGATTGGGCACCGCACCCCGGATTGCTGTTCAGCGTCGCAGACCTGTCGTCCGCGGCCCGCACGCTCGATCGCCGCGGCCTAGCACTGGCCTCGTACGGAGAGCTCGTGGCGGGACAGGCCGACGGACTCACCCTGGGACTACGCGAGCGACCGGCAACACACGCGGTCCCGGCGAGCGAGCAGATCGATCACCTGGTGCTGTTCTCCCCGAATCGCGACAGGATCATCGCAACGCTATCCGGACGACTCGGTTTCGATCTGCGCCTGGACCGCATGCAGTCGTGGGGTGTACACCAACTGTTTTTCCGCTGCGCGGGCTTGGTGGTTGAGGTGGTGCTGCGCGATGACGACCCCGCCGGACCGGACTCGCTGTGGGGAATCGCCTGGCGCACCAACGATATTGACGCCTCTCATGCTCGGCTGACGGATGCCGACGTCACTCTCAGTGCCATCCGTGACGGCCATAAGCCGGGCACCAGAGTCGCGACGGTCAAAGATCCTGGGCTGGCAGTCCCCACAATTTTGATTGAACAGCGCTAG
- a CDS encoding AIM24 family protein: protein MTTPNPGSWQPDPDGRFEFRWHDGHRWTDQVAHQGKVSSAPLGGSAPTAPQPSPSTQVAQPAAQAQPLGDQFSGISGDLVDGRFSENEAKPISNQNAKLLRVRLGEPFLARQGSMVAYQGNVDFAFEGGGAAKFLKKALTGEGLPLMRCSGQGDVFLAERAFDVHLLNLNNAGLSISGKNVLAFSAGLNWNIERVKGASMVTGGLFNTTLRGTGWVALTTDGPPVVLNAAEAPTFADTNAVVAWSANLQTQLKTSFKAGALIGRGSGEALQVSFQGQGFVIVQPSEGVPVVTAG from the coding sequence ATGACGACTCCGAACCCGGGAAGCTGGCAACCCGACCCCGACGGACGATTCGAGTTCCGCTGGCACGACGGCCACCGCTGGACGGATCAGGTAGCCCATCAGGGAAAAGTCAGTTCAGCTCCGCTCGGAGGCTCCGCGCCGACCGCCCCACAGCCCAGCCCATCAACCCAAGTTGCACAACCGGCAGCACAGGCCCAACCTCTTGGAGACCAATTCTCGGGTATCAGTGGAGATTTGGTGGACGGCCGCTTCAGCGAGAATGAAGCCAAGCCGATCTCGAACCAGAACGCCAAACTGTTGCGCGTTCGTCTTGGCGAGCCATTCCTGGCGCGTCAAGGATCGATGGTGGCCTACCAGGGCAATGTCGATTTCGCCTTCGAAGGCGGCGGTGCGGCGAAGTTCTTGAAAAAGGCACTCACCGGAGAAGGCTTGCCGCTCATGCGGTGTTCGGGCCAGGGCGACGTATTCCTGGCCGAGCGTGCCTTCGACGTTCATCTACTAAACCTCAACAACGCGGGCCTTTCGATCAGCGGCAAGAACGTGCTGGCCTTCTCGGCAGGACTGAACTGGAACATCGAGCGGGTCAAGGGCGCCAGCATGGTCACCGGCGGCCTGTTCAACACGACATTGCGGGGAACGGGGTGGGTGGCCTTGACTACCGACGGTCCGCCGGTGGTGCTCAATGCCGCAGAGGCGCCGACATTCGCCGACACGAACGCGGTGGTGGCGTGGTCGGCCAACCTTCAGACACAGCTCAAGACGAGTTTCAAAGCCGGCGCCCTCATCGGCCGCGGTTCGGGCGAGGCACTCCAGGTGTCATTCCAGGGCCAGGGATTCGTCATCGTGCAACCATCCGAGGGCGTTCCTGTCGTCACGGCCGGCTAG
- a CDS encoding helix-turn-helix domain-containing protein, which produces MPTISPPTARVIRIVEMLAAATQPKSLSEIAASTGIPRATATAVVNELESAGWLTRDGELRYRVGSALPRAVEATMPREVQDVLARIAGTAQAGATISRISPKTLTIVAKAQAGRRAVTGFAVGQTIPLAFPAGSAVMPWRSSDERAQWLGTARGLSARYGQRLLRQVSDCGYVIYRPDHDDTGMVDLLSDLLGSAGSEVMEAALRERLLRQLSRLTSRLYSRDELISEDVLPISYLAAPIFVGADAAYELQLGPLLPSATRAEREVLIATLTRGARELSGLMTL; this is translated from the coding sequence ATGCCGACCATTTCACCGCCGACCGCACGCGTCATAAGAATCGTGGAAATGCTTGCTGCTGCAACACAACCCAAATCGCTGAGCGAGATCGCCGCAAGTACGGGTATTCCCCGTGCCACCGCCACCGCCGTGGTGAACGAGCTGGAATCGGCGGGATGGTTGACGCGCGACGGTGAGCTTCGTTATCGGGTTGGGTCGGCGCTTCCACGTGCGGTTGAGGCGACCATGCCCCGCGAGGTTCAGGACGTGCTGGCCCGGATAGCCGGAACAGCACAGGCGGGGGCGACCATCAGCCGAATCAGTCCGAAGACGTTGACGATCGTCGCCAAAGCGCAGGCGGGACGTAGGGCTGTCACCGGATTCGCGGTGGGGCAGACGATACCGCTGGCCTTTCCCGCGGGTTCAGCCGTGATGCCCTGGCGTTCGTCGGACGAACGTGCGCAGTGGCTCGGCACCGCCCGCGGCTTGAGCGCGCGTTACGGCCAGCGGCTTCTGCGGCAGGTTTCCGACTGCGGATATGTGATCTACCGCCCCGACCATGACGACACCGGGATGGTTGACCTGCTCTCGGATCTGCTCGGTTCGGCGGGCTCGGAGGTGATGGAAGCGGCGCTTCGCGAACGGCTGTTGCGACAGCTGTCCCGGCTCACCTCGCGTCTGTACTCACGCGACGAGCTGATATCCGAGGATGTGCTGCCCATCAGTTATCTGGCGGCGCCCATCTTCGTGGGTGCCGATGCCGCCTACGAACTTCAGCTGGGCCCGCTGCTGCCCAGTGCGACCCGCGCGGAGCGAGAAGTACTGATCGCGACGTTGACCCGGGGGGCCCGGGAGCTGTCGGGGCTGATGACGCTCTAG
- a CDS encoding SDR family oxidoreductase translates to MILDRFRLDGNVAIVTGAGRGLGAAIAEAFAQAGADVLIASRTESQLHEVAAKVAAAGRQAEVVVADLSDTEASASLAQKAVDRFGRLDIVVNNVGGTMPKPFLDTTNDDLAEAFSFNVLNGHALLRTAVPHLLKSDNASVINITSTMGRLPGRAFLGYCTAKGALAHYTRTAAMDLSPRIRVNGIAPGSILTSALEVVAGNDEVRGTLEKNTPLHRLGDPADIAAAAIYLASPAGSFLTGKVLEVDGGLIAPNLDIPLPDLS, encoded by the coding sequence ATGATTCTGGACCGCTTCAGGCTCGACGGCAACGTCGCGATCGTTACCGGCGCGGGTCGTGGACTGGGCGCGGCGATCGCGGAGGCCTTCGCACAGGCGGGTGCCGATGTGCTGATCGCCTCGCGTACCGAATCCCAACTGCACGAGGTCGCCGCGAAGGTGGCCGCCGCGGGACGTCAGGCCGAGGTGGTCGTGGCCGATCTCTCCGATACCGAGGCATCCGCCTCCCTGGCACAGAAAGCCGTCGACCGGTTCGGACGACTCGACATCGTCGTCAACAATGTGGGCGGCACTATGCCGAAGCCGTTCTTGGACACCACCAACGACGACCTCGCTGAGGCCTTCTCGTTCAACGTCCTCAACGGTCACGCGCTGTTACGTACCGCGGTGCCGCACCTGCTCAAGTCCGATAACGCCTCGGTTATCAACATCACGTCCACCATGGGCCGACTCCCGGGCCGCGCCTTCCTCGGATACTGCACCGCCAAGGGTGCACTTGCTCATTATACCCGCACGGCTGCAATGGATTTGAGTCCGAGAATTCGCGTCAACGGTATCGCCCCCGGCTCCATACTTACCTCTGCGCTGGAGGTCGTGGCGGGCAACGACGAAGTGCGCGGGACACTTGAGAAGAACACGCCGCTACACCGGCTGGGCGATCCGGCCGATATCGCGGCGGCCGCAATCTATCTCGCATCGCCCGCCGGCAGCTTCCTGACCGGCAAGGTGCTCGAAGTCGATGGTGGCCTCATCGCACCCAATCTCGACATTCCCTTACCCGACCTTTCCTGA